TCCAGTATAGGTATGCAGTGTATGGGACTTTTGAAACTGAAGCTTGTCGTGTTATCCGATGCTGTCTTGTAGTTATTAGAGAAAGTGCTAGTAGTTTCTGCGCCCAAGAATTAGATGTGTTTTGATGTGTAACGAGCCTAAGATTGCCTTTTCCTTCCTAGTATTAAGAAAATGTGCTATTATTTCTTAGTATCCTTTTCCACAAGTAAACTTGGAAGATCTAGAGATTGGGATGATTGATAATAAAAGGGTGCAGTCTGGCGGGGCTGTTGCTGCAGCAGCACAACCGTGCCCGACCAAAAACGGGCAATGATTATGTTCCAAATCCCATCCCGATCTCGACTGGTTCGAGAAATGGGTTGATAGAAGCTGAATTGGCTGTGACTAGCATCATTATGGCCACTGTGCTGACCAAGTCAAGGCCGAGATGGGGATTGCATGTTTTTGCGTGGGTGAGATTTCGATCACAATCTTGCCTGTCAACGGTGACACCAGCCACAGCACGTAGTGCAGTGAGTCGTCGAACATGGGGGACTCAGATTGAGCATCTTAGCCATGGACTTTGCCGCCAGCATAGTCAGTTGATGAGATCTATTGTGATCTTATTTCCATCTCAACTGTCATCATTCAAGCCGTAAACTGGATGTCCGGTCTGTTCATGTAAAACATCTTGTTTATGTTATTGTATATTAGATTTTACGTTAAAACTTCACCTAgatattcttataatttcgTAAAAGGACAACGACAGGATGCGAACAAGTTCAATCTACTCTAGCTTAATTGATTAAACTGAGCTTGCAATCTCCTCCAAGAAGGCCCTGAGGTTCTTATCCGAAGACCCTCCTTCCCCAGCAGCCTCCTTAGCCAACTCCTTCCACTTCTTTGCATTCCTCCTTATTTCTTCTCCCTTCTCTCCCCCTCCCATCACCAAATCCAAGCACCTCCTTATCTCCTCCCCTTCGATGATCGTCCCGCTCTTCGGGTTGGCCCTTACGCCGGTCTTCCACATGTCCTCGACGAGCTTCGCATTCGTCCTCTGGTCTACCCATTGTGGACATGCCACCATGGGCACCCCGCACGCTAGGATTTCACTGGTAGAGTTCCATCCGCAGTGCGTCACGAAGCATCCTACTGATAGATGGGACAGGACCTCGACTTGCGTGCTCCATGGTATGATCATTCCTTGTCGCTCCAATTCTTCCCGATAGATCAATTGTCTGTTTTCCTCATCATTTTCTCCAGCATCCCTCATCACCTGTACCAAACATAaattataatagaaaaattcaGATACCTGTAAAATTTTATTGGACAATTATTATTTAGTGCAATAACTTTTTGAACGGTTAGATATCCCTTTATCCCGACATATTTTTAGGTATTTCTCATGCTACAGTCATTTTACATTATATTAAGCCCGGAACATGATCTAAGAGTTAAAAAACTTTAGATATGGATCATCAAACATCACCCATAGAAACGGTCGACCGCTGGATAGTAATCCCCTTGCCAGTTCATCCCTTTGCCGCCTTGTTAGAAGATGGATGCTCCGAAAGCATATATAGATCACCGACGCCCGAGGCTTGTTGTTCAGCCATTCAGTATAATTCTTTGAAGAACCTTGGAAGATATCACCTCCAAAGGATGTATCCGACGGGTTGTGCCCGTCCAAGAAGGCTGAGGGCAGTAGAGGTCCTATCCCCACCAAGTTAAGCTTACGAGTGACTCGTAGAGGCCCTTATTCTAATGCGTCAAATGTATTCACAAGCACTTTATGACTATTGCCCTGCTCATTGAGTATCTCGAACTGGCGCTTCATCAAAGGCAGAAAGTAACTGTAATGGTTCTCGGGGGAGAAGAAGGAAGGGACATCGCAGCCTGTAAGAGGCGGAAGTCCTGGCAGCACAATCGGGGATGAAGAGTTGATCCCTGCATCGCTGATGACGTCTCCGTAACCATTGAAGTAATAGTAGTAGATGTCCAACACGGTTGCAGGCTGTGTCCAGATGAGCGTAGAACGCAACCTAAAGGAACTCGCCACATCTGCAGCCCACGGGAT
The sequence above is drawn from the Punica granatum isolate Tunisia-2019 chromosome 5, ASM765513v2, whole genome shotgun sequence genome and encodes:
- the LOC116207148 gene encoding UDP-glycosyltransferase 75C1-like, with protein sequence MRLLRSGSCVTFATSRSALRQMRESKETFDDLSYAAFSDGYDDGFDIGKNDIQQFMDELKRQGPQTLGELIGNCLTEGREFTHLFYTTLIPWAADVASSFRLRSTLIWTQPATVLDIYYYYFNGYGDVISDAGINSSSPIVLPGLPPLTGCDVPSFFSPENHYSYFLPLMKRQFEILNEQGNSHKVLVNTFDALE
- the LOC116207147 gene encoding crocetin glucosyltransferase, chloroplastic-like, yielding MRDAGENDEENRQLIYREELERQGMIIPWSTQVEVLSHLSVGCFVTHCGWNSTSEILACGVPMVACPQWVDQRTNAKLVEDMWKTGVRANPKSGTIIEGEEIRRCLDLVMGGGEKGEEIRRNAKKWKELAKEAAGEGGSSDKNLRAFLEEIASSV